The following proteins are co-located in the Nitrospirota bacterium genome:
- a CDS encoding DUF2784 domain-containing protein — translation MLYRIAADITVILHLLWIIFLIFGAFIGRKYKWVKRFHIGGMIFALGIQFLGWYCPLTHLEIWLREMHDPSQSYSGSFIIHYVEEIVYLNMSPKVILALTIILAIVSVWLYWPRRKNCK, via the coding sequence ATGCTCTACCGCATAGCCGCCGACATTACCGTAATCCTTCATTTGCTCTGGATAATCTTTCTCATCTTCGGGGCGTTTATAGGCAGGAAGTATAAATGGGTCAAAAGGTTCCACATCGGCGGGATGATATTCGCGCTTGGTATACAATTCTTAGGCTGGTACTGCCCTCTTACACATCTTGAGATCTGGCTGAGGGAAATGCACGACCCGTCTCAGAGCTATTCAGGCTCATTCATCATTCATTATGTAGAAGAAATCGTTTACCTGAATATGTCTCCGAAAGTGATTTTAGCCCTGACAATTATTCTTGCCATCGTGTCGGTGTGGCTGTACTGGCCCAGGAGAAAGAATTGCAAATAA
- a CDS encoding ribonuclease HII, producing MSPRKTSKADVPAIFIYDEEARRNHPLIAGIDEAGRGPLAGPVVAAAVILPSGTVIEGLRDSKKVVTESERKSIFWKVVHHAAAVGVGIVAADVIDKINILESTKLAMKMAVEDLKIRPDILLIDAVKLKDVPINQRSMIKGESISASIAAASIIAKVVRDDIMHDYHAKYPVYNFSGHKGYSTKEHMECIQQHGPCPIHRKSFRKVRDDQLSLDY from the coding sequence ATGTCTCCACGAAAGACCTCCAAAGCAGATGTGCCTGCCATATTTATATACGATGAAGAAGCACGCCGGAACCACCCGTTAATAGCAGGGATTGACGAGGCAGGCAGGGGCCCTCTCGCAGGCCCGGTCGTGGCTGCGGCAGTGATACTGCCGTCAGGGACCGTGATCGAAGGGCTGAGAGATTCAAAAAAAGTCGTTACCGAAAGCGAACGGAAAAGTATCTTCTGGAAGGTTGTTCATCACGCCGCTGCTGTCGGAGTTGGAATAGTTGCCGCTGACGTTATAGATAAAATCAACATTCTCGAATCCACAAAACTTGCCATGAAAATGGCGGTCGAAGACCTGAAAATCAGACCCGATATCCTGCTCATAGACGCCGTTAAACTAAAAGACGTTCCCATCAACCAGCGCTCCATGATAAAAGGGGAATCCATCAGCGCCTCAATAGCAGCGGCATCAATTATCGCAAAGGTCGTCAGGGACGATATCATGCATGACTATCACGCTAAATACCCTGTGTATAATTTCAGCGGGCATAAGGGATACTCTACAAAAGAGCATATGGAATGCATTCAGCAGCACGGGCCGTGCCCGATCCACAGAAAGAGTTTCAGGAAAGTCAGGGACGATCAACTGTCTCTTGATTATTAA
- the rplS gene encoding 50S ribosomal protein L19, with protein MIAIRAVEEVYKKEMPHFKVGDTVSVDMKIREGDKERIQTYTGIVIARKGDGTRETFMVRKISYGVGVEKIFPLYSPLIDTIKVVKEGRVRRAKLYYLRGKKGKAAKVKEKAFTETQKQ; from the coding sequence ATGATTGCCATAAGAGCTGTAGAAGAAGTATATAAGAAAGAAATGCCGCATTTCAAAGTCGGCGACACTGTCAGTGTAGACATGAAGATCAGAGAAGGCGACAAGGAGAGGATCCAGACCTATACAGGCATTGTCATTGCAAGGAAAGGCGACGGCACGCGTGAGACCTTCATGGTAAGAAAAATCTCTTACGGCGTCGGCGTTGAAAAGATCTTCCCTTTGTATTCACCGCTTATTGATACTATCAAAGTTGTCAAGGAAGGACGCGTAAGACGGGCCAAGCTCTATTACCTTCGCGGCAAAAAAGGGAAGGCTGCCAAAGTAAAAGAAAAGGCTTTCACAGAGACCCAGAAGCAGTAG
- the trmD gene encoding tRNA (guanosine(37)-N1)-methyltransferase TrmD → MKCDVLTLFPDILTACLNESILKRAREKNLLDVRLINIRDFASGPHRQVDDAPYGGGAGMVFKPEPLFRAMDFLKEDGEPRKVILLSPQGSPFNQSMAEAYAKEGRRFVFICGRYEGIDERVRTLIDEEVSIGDYVITGGELAALVIIDAVTRLVPGALGDEKSVEDESFSWGLLDYPHYTRPREFREMEVPQVLLSGDHKAIWRWRRKEALKRTIQKRPDLIGKVELTELDKKLISEIEEEVS, encoded by the coding sequence ATGAAATGTGACGTCCTGACGCTCTTCCCCGACATATTAACTGCCTGTCTGAATGAAAGCATTTTAAAAAGGGCGCGGGAGAAGAACCTGCTTGATGTAAGGCTGATCAACATCAGGGACTTCGCATCAGGGCCGCACAGGCAGGTTGATGATGCCCCTTACGGGGGCGGGGCCGGCATGGTGTTCAAGCCGGAGCCGTTGTTCAGGGCAATGGATTTTCTGAAGGAAGACGGCGAACCCCGGAAGGTAATCCTCTTGAGTCCGCAGGGCAGCCCTTTCAATCAGTCGATGGCGGAGGCTTACGCAAAAGAAGGCCGCCGGTTCGTATTCATTTGCGGCCGTTACGAAGGCATTGATGAGAGGGTCAGAACGCTGATTGATGAGGAAGTCTCCATTGGAGATTATGTAATAACTGGCGGAGAACTGGCCGCTCTTGTTATAATCGATGCGGTGACCAGGCTTGTCCCCGGCGCACTCGGAGATGAGAAATCCGTTGAGGACGAGTCGTTTTCGTGGGGGCTGCTTGATTACCCTCATTACACAAGGCCGAGGGAATTCAGGGAGATGGAAGTCCCTCAGGTGCTTCTCTCAGGTGACCATAAGGCAATATGGCGCTGGAGGAGAAAAGAGGCCTTAAAAAGGACCATACAAAAGAGACCTGACCTTATTGGAAAAGTAGAGCTTACAGAATTAGATAAAAAATTAATTTCCGAAATTGAGGAGGAAGTATCATGA
- a CDS encoding KH domain-containing protein, whose protein sequence is MKSLLEDIAKALVDKPEEVAVAEVDGERTTVFELRVATSDLGKVIGKQGKTARSIRTILSAAGTKIGKRCVLEILE, encoded by the coding sequence ATGAAGTCACTACTGGAAGACATAGCAAAGGCTCTGGTAGACAAACCGGAGGAAGTTGCAGTGGCGGAAGTAGACGGAGAAAGGACCACTGTTTTCGAACTTCGGGTTGCTACATCGGATCTTGGCAAGGTAATCGGGAAGCAGGGAAAAACAGCACGCTCAATTAGAACTATCCTGAGCGCAGCAGGCACAAAGATCGGCAAACGCTGCGTACTTGAAATACTGGAATAA
- the rpsP gene encoding 30S ribosomal protein S16, with protein sequence MVKIRLTRKGAKKQPFYRVIVTDSKERRDGPFIEIIGTYDPMKDPSEIKINTERAKYWLGCGAQPTSVVKKLLKISGM encoded by the coding sequence TTGGTAAAGATTAGGCTAACAAGGAAAGGCGCCAAAAAGCAGCCCTTTTACAGAGTGATTGTCACCGACTCGAAGGAAAGAAGAGACGGCCCGTTTATAGAGATTATCGGAACTTACGATCCTATGAAAGACCCTTCTGAGATTAAAATAAATACAGAGAGAGCCAAGTACTGGCTTGGCTGTGGGGCACAGCCAACTTCAGTCGTAAAAAAACTTTTGAAAATTTCGGGCATGTAA
- the ffh gene encoding signal recognition particle protein — protein MFESLSEKLEGIFKKLKGRGLLREPDVAEAMKEIRMALLEADVNFKVVKDFTDKVKQRAVGKEVIDSITPGQQVVKIVYDELCNLMGGGVRKISLAPNPPTIIMLVGLHGSGKTTTSAKLASNFKKDGRRPMLVALDTGRPAAIDQLKSLGTQIDVPVYATKPGDSPVRIFPEALKKATQEGRDILILDTAGRLHIDEDLMKELEDLKKEAKPKEILFVADAMTGQDAVNIAKSFNDKLDIDGVILTKMDGDARGGAALSIVTVTGKPIKLIGVGEKIDFLEPFHPERMASRILGMGDVVSLVEKAQEAVNMDEAAQLEEKLRKDSFTFDDLKNQIKQIKKMGPLENILGMIPGLGKQMKGVNIDDKAFVKVEAMINSMTMKERNNQVIIGGSRKQRIATGSGTTVADVNRLLKQYMEMKKMLKRFKSGKFRMPQFKF, from the coding sequence ATGTTTGAATCACTATCGGAAAAATTAGAAGGCATCTTCAAGAAGCTCAAAGGCCGCGGCCTTCTCAGGGAGCCTGACGTCGCCGAGGCCATGAAGGAGATCAGGATGGCGCTCCTTGAGGCTGACGTCAACTTCAAGGTGGTGAAGGACTTTACTGATAAGGTAAAACAGAGGGCGGTAGGCAAAGAGGTGATCGACAGCATCACCCCCGGACAGCAGGTAGTAAAAATAGTCTATGATGAACTCTGCAACCTCATGGGCGGAGGCGTGCGCAAGATAAGCCTTGCTCCTAATCCGCCGACGATCATTATGCTCGTGGGTCTTCACGGCTCCGGTAAAACAACAACCTCGGCAAAACTCGCAAGCAATTTCAAAAAAGACGGCAGAAGGCCGATGCTTGTTGCGCTTGATACAGGCAGGCCCGCTGCGATCGATCAGCTTAAATCCCTTGGCACGCAGATTGATGTGCCGGTTTATGCCACAAAACCCGGGGACAGCCCTGTAAGGATCTTCCCGGAGGCGCTGAAAAAGGCAACTCAGGAAGGCCGGGACATCCTGATACTCGACACTGCGGGCAGACTCCACATAGATGAAGATCTAATGAAGGAGCTTGAAGACCTGAAAAAAGAGGCAAAGCCCAAGGAGATACTGTTTGTCGCTGACGCCATGACAGGACAGGATGCCGTGAACATCGCGAAGTCTTTTAACGACAAGCTCGACATTGACGGGGTCATCCTCACAAAGATGGACGGCGATGCGCGCGGCGGCGCGGCGCTTTCAATTGTTACTGTTACGGGAAAGCCTATTAAACTGATCGGTGTCGGCGAAAAGATCGATTTCCTCGAACCCTTCCATCCCGAAAGAATGGCATCCAGGATCCTGGGCATGGGTGATGTTGTTTCCCTCGTGGAAAAGGCGCAGGAAGCAGTGAACATGGATGAGGCCGCCCAGCTTGAGGAAAAGCTGCGGAAAGACAGTTTTACCTTCGACGACCTTAAAAACCAGATCAAACAGATCAAAAAGATGGGACCGCTTGAAAATATCCTCGGCATGATCCCCGGCCTCGGCAAGCAGATGAAAGGCGTCAATATCGACGATAAGGCGTTTGTAAAGGTCGAGGCAATGATCAATTCAATGACAATGAAGGAAAGGAATAATCAGGTCATTATCGGCGGCAGCCGTAAACAGAGAATCGCAACCGGAAGCGGCACAACAGTCGCCGACGTCAACAGGCTGCTGAAGCAGTATATGGAAATGAAGAAGATGCTGAAGCGGTTCAAAAGCGGAAAATTCAGGATGCCTCAATTCAAATTCTGA
- the trxB gene encoding thioredoxin-disulfide reductase, protein MLYDVVIIGGGPAGLTAGLYTARARLKSLLIEKGLPGGLVTTTEWVENYPGFEEGIMGVELAQKMEKQATRFGLEITQGTVIDISVNKKIIEMVLEGDQRYEAKSLILATGAHPRLLKIQGEDEFRGRGVSYCATCDGAFYKGKKIAVVGGGDSAVQEAIFLTKFAEMVYVIHRRDQLRAEKILQERAFSNPKIKFIWTAVPEKISGDDGVNALHIRDLKACENLVLDVQGVFIYIGYNPNTEFLRGLVDLDESNYIITDKNMAASAPGIYAAGDVRSKPLKQIATAVGDGATAAMAAVKYIEENF, encoded by the coding sequence ATGCTCTATGACGTTGTAATTATCGGAGGAGGCCCTGCCGGACTTACGGCAGGGCTTTATACTGCAAGGGCAAGGCTGAAGAGCCTGCTTATCGAGAAAGGCCTGCCCGGCGGTCTGGTCACAACCACTGAATGGGTTGAGAATTACCCCGGGTTTGAAGAAGGCATTATGGGCGTTGAACTGGCCCAGAAAATGGAAAAGCAGGCAACAAGGTTCGGCCTTGAGATCACACAGGGGACTGTCATTGATATTTCTGTAAATAAGAAAATCATAGAAATGGTCCTTGAAGGCGATCAGCGTTATGAAGCCAAAAGCCTTATACTTGCGACCGGGGCTCATCCGAGGCTACTGAAGATCCAGGGAGAGGACGAGTTCCGCGGCAGGGGTGTCTCATACTGCGCGACCTGTGACGGGGCCTTTTACAAAGGCAAGAAGATTGCCGTTGTGGGCGGAGGCGACTCCGCTGTGCAGGAGGCGATATTCCTCACGAAATTCGCGGAGATGGTTTACGTCATCCACAGGAGAGACCAGCTCAGGGCGGAGAAGATATTGCAGGAGAGGGCTTTCTCAAACCCGAAGATAAAATTCATATGGACCGCTGTCCCGGAAAAGATATCCGGCGATGACGGCGTTAACGCGCTGCACATCAGGGACCTGAAGGCCTGCGAAAACCTGGTGCTCGATGTACAGGGGGTCTTCATTTATATAGGCTATAATCCGAATACCGAGTTTCTCAGGGGCCTGGTAGACCTTGATGAAAGCAACTACATCATCACCGATAAGAATATGGCGGCCTCCGCCCCGGGGATATACGCCGCGGGAGATGTGAGGAGCAAGCCTTTAAAGCAGATAGCCACCGCTGTCGGCGACGGCGCCACAGCCGCGATGGCGGCAGTAAAGTATATAGAGGAAAATTTTTAA
- the trxA gene encoding thioredoxin — translation MSGAVTSVTGDSSFNEVVLQASTLVMVDFWATWCGPCKIIAPVVEELAKEYTGKVAFAKVNTDENPDLASRYNIRGIPTLIFFKNGKMLDQVVGAVPKGQLKSKIDSLM, via the coding sequence ATGTCAGGCGCAGTTACAAGTGTTACAGGGGACTCTTCTTTTAATGAAGTGGTTCTGCAGGCATCTACTCTCGTGATGGTTGATTTCTGGGCAACATGGTGCGGCCCGTGCAAAATAATAGCCCCTGTTGTTGAAGAGCTTGCAAAAGAATATACAGGCAAGGTCGCCTTTGCAAAGGTAAATACGGATGAAAACCCGGACCTCGCAAGCCGCTATAATATAAGAGGCATTCCCACTTTAATATTTTTCAAAAACGGAAAGATGCTCGATCAGGTAGTTGGCGCAGTGCCGAAAGGCCAGCTCAAATCCAAGATCGATTCCCTGATGTAA
- a CDS encoding DUF488 domain-containing protein: MKKIYTLGTGLRSLEDFTEILSDYSIEAVIDVRSYPVSKLEHFKKVNLEPLLRKEMFEYYHLKELGGFRKGGYENYTLTKEFEEGIDLLERTASAKTSVVICAERFPWKCHRRFIARALQKRGWLVEHIIDKGKVWVPKQTN, from the coding sequence ATGAAGAAAATCTATACACTTGGAACCGGGTTACGCAGCCTTGAGGACTTCACCGAGATACTGAGCGATTACAGCATAGAGGCGGTCATCGATGTGCGAAGTTATCCGGTGAGCAAGCTCGAACATTTCAAAAAAGTGAACCTCGAACCTTTACTCAGGAAAGAAATGTTTGAATACTACCACCTCAAGGAACTCGGCGGTTTCAGAAAAGGCGGTTATGAAAACTATACTCTCACAAAAGAATTTGAGGAGGGTATAGACCTGCTTGAAAGGACCGCATCAGCCAAAACATCGGTCGTCATCTGCGCGGAACGCTTCCCCTGGAAATGCCACAGGCGTTTTATAGCGCGTGCCCTGCAAAAAAGGGGATGGCTTGTTGAACATATCATAGACAAGGGAAAGGTTTGGGTACCCAAGCAAACAAATTGA
- a CDS encoding DUF3373 family protein, which produces MRKALLVFAVLTLLLPAASFAASDEELKIRLDSLTQELQQLKQQMQDTQSAKVEDTDSKAAWPSWLRIEGDYRFRLDSLRGDIHDHYLLIPSSAFGRTSLGTYGTSLPVFVGGTASNIIGEQKVKNESLLLNRFGLNVTANPVEDVWVKARLAMYKVWGHETMGPVQGSYFADRANGPFDGSVVHVPQDNTLRVDYAYATWSNIGGIPAWFSIGRRPSTGGPPTYIRQNSERLSTTAGVQGLLVDYAFDGLTIGYAPDIASLPGAFTKFCYGKGFDSGYKTDTANLKDVNFAGIAVVPYSTDDLHVELQANKGYDIFDNMPDSGVRANLGDITWFGGLVMGKLDKVGPGTLNLFASAAMSRTDAGKDMFTFAVDGNGDGDIADVGTFDNPGTGAGLLYDDNPMTAGSDTENHTGSAVYVGARYDIESTGTKIGAEYNYGSKYWIGMVPAGDDMWTSKLGTRGDVYEVYIIQELNKKPIAKRGKVFFRIGYQYYKFDYTGSNSWVGEPKSISDLKASASDFAAGNAQMFMPLEKAQDIYATIDVQF; this is translated from the coding sequence ATGAGGAAAGCATTATTGGTTTTTGCAGTGCTGACCCTGTTGCTTCCGGCTGCATCTTTTGCAGCTTCTGATGAGGAGTTGAAGATCAGGCTTGACTCCCTCACACAGGAATTACAGCAACTGAAGCAGCAGATGCAGGACACGCAATCCGCAAAGGTGGAGGACACGGACAGCAAAGCAGCATGGCCGTCATGGCTGAGGATTGAAGGAGATTACAGGTTCAGGCTTGATTCGTTGAGAGGTGATATTCATGACCATTATCTGCTCATACCGAGTTCAGCTTTTGGAAGGACATCATTGGGAACATACGGAACTTCGCTGCCTGTCTTTGTGGGAGGCACAGCCAGCAATATTATAGGGGAGCAAAAGGTGAAAAACGAATCACTGCTCCTTAACCGCTTCGGGCTGAACGTGACGGCCAACCCGGTAGAGGACGTATGGGTCAAGGCGCGGCTGGCTATGTATAAAGTCTGGGGGCATGAGACAATGGGGCCTGTACAGGGCTCGTATTTTGCAGACAGGGCCAACGGCCCCTTCGACGGCTCAGTAGTCCATGTCCCGCAGGACAACACATTGAGGGTTGATTATGCCTATGCCACATGGTCCAATATCGGCGGAATCCCGGCATGGTTCTCTATCGGCAGAAGGCCTTCAACAGGCGGCCCGCCAACCTACATAAGGCAGAATTCCGAAAGGCTCAGCACAACGGCAGGCGTTCAGGGACTTCTGGTTGATTATGCCTTTGACGGTTTAACAATCGGCTATGCGCCTGACATCGCTTCACTGCCCGGGGCCTTTACAAAGTTTTGTTACGGCAAAGGATTTGACAGCGGTTACAAGACGGACACCGCGAATCTAAAGGATGTTAATTTTGCGGGCATCGCCGTGGTCCCTTACAGCACGGATGATCTTCACGTCGAACTCCAGGCCAACAAGGGATACGACATCTTTGACAACATGCCTGATTCAGGCGTAAGGGCGAACCTCGGAGACATAACATGGTTTGGCGGACTGGTGATGGGCAAACTGGACAAGGTAGGCCCCGGCACTCTCAATCTCTTTGCCTCGGCAGCCATGAGCAGGACGGATGCCGGAAAAGATATGTTCACCTTTGCCGTTGACGGCAACGGTGACGGGGATATCGCTGACGTAGGCACCTTTGACAACCCTGGTACAGGAGCAGGGCTGCTTTATGATGACAATCCGATGACAGCGGGCAGTGACACGGAAAACCACACCGGCTCTGCCGTTTATGTCGGCGCAAGATATGATATCGAATCCACTGGTACAAAGATCGGCGCTGAATATAACTACGGCTCAAAATACTGGATCGGAATGGTCCCGGCAGGAGACGACATGTGGACAAGCAAGCTCGGCACAAGGGGCGACGTCTATGAGGTCTATATCATCCAGGAGCTGAATAAAAAGCCTATCGCTAAAAGAGGAAAGGTGTTTTTCAGGATTGGTTATCAGTATTACAAATTTGATTACACAGGGAGCAACTCATGGGTCGGAGAGCCCAAGAGCATTTCTGATCTGAAGGCGTCAGCAAGTGATTTCGCAGCAGGAAATGCCCAGATGTTCATGCCGCTCGAAAAGGCACAGGACATCTACGCAACAATAGACGTACAGTTCTAA
- a CDS encoding sigma 54-interacting transcriptional regulator, with amino-acid sequence MKKKLDNNCRLILQNIGEGIVVISLEGKIMFVNDTAKNFIGLPDTVPEGLSCKEVMNTDLCLTGCPLHTIVNNSCASHFININLHKRNSLPIPLCLNVSPLKDANGNTIGVIENFRPMRDIVEIIDSLEKNNVLLSQEKSRIDSIINSLADGVFTTDAEMRITSFNEGLEQLTGLKAKEAIGRKCSEVLMADNCDRECPLLFALRNGYGLANCKERIVGKDGATIPVYLSTAILKDNAGRNVGLVATIKDATETERLKRELNERYRFSNIIGGSREMQEIFDSIEAMSDTDCVVLIQGGSGTGKELIARAVHHHSPRRDKPFIKVNCAAIVEGLFESELFGHVKGAFTGAIRDKIGKFELADGGTIFLDEIGDMPISSQPKLLRVLQDGEFERVGDVKTKKVDVRVIAATNIDLREAIKTKKFREDLFYRLCVVPVKVPHLRERKEDIPLLVNHFLEKCALKFPHRKKITDVSQEAMLAFMEYEWPGNVRELENIIEHAYIRALGNVIELNSLPRHIATICKQGRTENETDDKPGGVAEMEKLVIQNGLIKHKGNLSKTAKGLGISRTTLWRKIKKYNLPVTS; translated from the coding sequence ATGAAAAAGAAACTGGACAACAATTGCCGGCTTATTCTTCAGAACATCGGGGAAGGGATTGTTGTTATAAGCCTCGAAGGCAAGATCATGTTTGTTAACGATACGGCAAAGAATTTTATAGGACTGCCGGACACGGTCCCTGAGGGACTTTCCTGCAAAGAAGTAATGAATACCGATCTCTGCCTGACCGGCTGCCCCCTGCACACTATTGTAAATAACAGTTGCGCTTCCCACTTTATCAATATTAATCTGCATAAGCGCAACAGCCTTCCAATCCCCCTGTGCCTGAATGTCTCGCCGCTGAAGGACGCTAACGGAAACACCATCGGCGTCATCGAGAATTTCAGGCCTATGAGGGACATTGTTGAGATAATAGACTCGCTGGAAAAAAACAACGTCCTTCTTTCACAGGAAAAAAGCCGGATAGACTCCATCATCAACAGCCTCGCTGACGGCGTTTTCACAACAGACGCGGAGATGAGGATCACGAGCTTTAATGAAGGGCTTGAACAGCTTACGGGCTTAAAGGCAAAGGAAGCCATCGGACGTAAATGCAGCGAGGTGTTGATGGCTGACAACTGCGACAGGGAATGCCCTCTTTTATTTGCCTTGAGAAATGGATACGGATTGGCCAATTGCAAAGAAAGGATAGTCGGAAAAGACGGGGCCACGATACCGGTTTATCTCTCGACCGCAATTCTCAAAGATAACGCCGGGAGGAACGTCGGGCTTGTAGCCACCATAAAAGACGCTACAGAGACCGAAAGGCTGAAGAGGGAGCTGAATGAGAGATACAGGTTCTCCAACATCATCGGCGGCAGCAGGGAGATGCAGGAGATATTTGACTCGATTGAGGCCATGAGTGATACGGACTGCGTTGTCCTTATCCAGGGAGGAAGCGGCACCGGCAAGGAGCTCATCGCAAGGGCCGTTCATCATCACAGCCCAAGGAGAGACAAGCCTTTTATAAAGGTCAACTGCGCTGCGATAGTTGAGGGTCTCTTTGAAAGCGAATTGTTCGGCCACGTTAAAGGGGCCTTCACAGGCGCCATCAGGGACAAGATAGGGAAATTTGAACTGGCGGACGGGGGCACGATATTCCTTGACGAGATAGGAGACATGCCGATTTCGTCACAGCCGAAGCTGCTGCGCGTGCTGCAGGACGGGGAATTTGAAAGGGTCGGCGATGTAAAGACAAAGAAAGTGGATGTAAGGGTCATTGCCGCCACAAATATTGATTTAAGAGAAGCAATAAAGACCAAAAAATTCCGGGAGGACCTCTTTTACAGATTATGCGTTGTCCCGGTAAAAGTGCCTCATCTCAGAGAGAGAAAGGAAGACATACCACTGCTTGTCAATCATTTCCTCGAAAAATGCGCCCTGAAATTCCCTCACAGAAAAAAGATCACAGATGTCTCGCAGGAGGCCATGCTGGCTTTCATGGAGTATGAATGGCCCGGCAATGTGAGAGAACTTGAGAACATTATAGAACATGCCTATATTCGCGCCCTGGGAAATGTAATCGAGCTCAATTCCCTTCCCCGGCATATAGCCACAATTTGTAAACAGGGCCGGACGGAAAATGAAACTGACGACAAACCCGGAGGGGTAGCTGAGATGGAAAAGCTGGTTATCCAGAACGGGCTGATAAAGCATAAAGGCAACCTGTCAAAGACCGCAAAGGGCCTCGGCATCAGCCGGACCACCCTCTGGAGAAAGATCAAAAAATATAACCTGCCCGTAACAAGCTGA
- the thiC gene encoding phosphomethylpyrimidine synthase ThiC — protein MKKPLQHTRIELAKKGIITDEVKQVAIDEGVEPERLSQDIASGVSVISRNAFHDIKPLGIGRGLRTKVNANIGTSKDKISLDEEMEKLDVLVKYGADAVMDLSTGGPIKDIRKLLLRKSPIAVGTVPIYEAVAKAAGDKGSISRMSADDLFNIIEEHADQGVDFVTVHCGLTRKTIQTLREDGRILDIVSRGGAFLVEWMIYNDRENPLYEKYDRLLDIARKYDLTLSLGDAARPGCLADATDRTQMDELLTLGALRDRALEAGVQVIIEGPGHVPLDQVELNIRMQKEICKGAPFYVLGPLVTDIAMGYDHIAAAIGGAIGGAAGADFLCYVTPAEHIRLPNIEDVKEGVIALKIAAHAADIAKGVKGAIDLDIEMAKRRKALDWNGQIALSLNPDKVRQWRAEVPPTESHVCSMCGDFCAIKTVEEALRRR, from the coding sequence ATGAAAAAACCGTTACAGCATACGAGAATTGAGCTTGCAAAGAAAGGCATCATCACCGATGAGGTGAAACAGGTTGCCATTGATGAAGGTGTCGAGCCTGAAAGACTTTCTCAGGACATCGCGTCAGGCGTCAGTGTTATATCGAGAAACGCGTTCCACGATATTAAACCTCTCGGCATCGGGCGAGGTCTGAGGACAAAGGTAAACGCCAACATCGGGACGTCCAAGGACAAGATCTCGCTTGATGAGGAGATGGAGAAGCTCGATGTCCTGGTGAAATACGGGGCTGACGCCGTGATGGACCTTTCAACAGGCGGCCCGATAAAGGACATCAGAAAACTGCTCCTCAGAAAATCGCCCATTGCGGTCGGCACTGTTCCCATTTATGAAGCGGTCGCAAAGGCTGCCGGGGACAAAGGCTCGATCTCAAGGATGAGCGCTGATGACCTTTTTAACATCATTGAGGAGCACGCTGATCAGGGCGTTGATTTCGTGACCGTCCACTGCGGGCTGACAAGAAAAACTATTCAAACCCTGAGAGAAGACGGCAGGATACTCGATATCGTAAGCCGGGGCGGCGCATTCCTCGTTGAATGGATGATCTACAATGACAGGGAGAATCCGCTTTATGAAAAATATGACCGCCTTCTCGATATAGCGCGAAAGTATGATCTTACATTGAGCCTCGGCGATGCCGCGCGTCCCGGGTGTCTTGCCGACGCAACTGACAGGACACAGATGGATGAGCTTCTGACCCTTGGCGCATTGAGAGACAGGGCGCTTGAAGCCGGCGTGCAGGTCATCATTGAAGGCCCCGGCCATGTGCCGCTGGACCAGGTTGAGCTTAATATCAGGATGCAGAAAGAGATCTGCAAGGGCGCGCCATTTTATGTTCTCGGCCCCCTTGTGACAGACATCGCGATGGGCTATGATCATATTGCCGCAGCTATCGGCGGGGCCATCGGCGGAGCGGCAGGAGCTGATTTCCTCTGCTATGTTACGCCTGCCGAGCACATCAGGCTGCCGAATATAGAAGACGTAAAAGAAGGCGTTATCGCATTAAAGATCGCGGCGCATGCCGCTGATATAGCAAAAGGCGTCAAAGGCGCGATTGACCTCGACATCGAAATGGCAAAGAGAAGAAAGGCGCTTGACTGGAACGGCCAGATAGCTTTGTCATTGAATCCCGATAAGGTCAGGCAGTGGCGCGCTGAAGTCCCTCCTACAGAATCGCACGTATGCAGCATGTGCGGAGATTTCTGCGCCATCAAAACAGTTGAAGAGGCGTTGAGGAGACGTTAA